AGGATCACCCGGGCCGCGATCCGCAGGGGACCGGCGCCGAGCGACGACGCGACGTCGATCTGGGCGCTCGGGAACTGACTGAACGCGGCGAGCAGCGGCCGCACGACAAACGGGGTGTAGAAGGCGATCATCGCCAGGACGACGCCGATCACCGAACTCATGAAGGTGAACCGGTGCCCGGTGCTCGACGACACGACGCCGACGGGCCCGAACAGGACACCGAGAGACAGGGGAATGAGAAAGGAGGGCAGGGAGACCACGGCCTCGACCACCCGCACCACGAACCGCGACCCGGCGAACGGGATGAAGGCGAGCACAAACGCTACGAAGGTTCCGACGATCACACAACCGGCGGTCGACAGCGCCGCGACCTCGAGGGTCCGCACGAACGCCTTCTGCACGGCGCCGTCCGAGAGGGCCTTCGACCAGGTCTGCGTGCTGACGTAGTTGTCGTCGCGGTCGGTGAACGATCGGGAGACCGCCAGCGCCAGCGGGTAGCCGAGGCTCGCGATCACCACCACGAGCGGTCCGACGAGCAGCACGATCCGCCCGACACGGGCGAGAGCGATGCGAGGCGCAGTGGTTCTGACCATCGTGCTCTTGGAGGGTGCGACAGCGGTGCTCATCATGCGCTCTTGTCCGCCGGGACCATGTGGACGTCGTGTGGCGCAACATCGACGAACAGTCGTTCACCGGGTTCTGGAGCACGGTCGAGAACCGGCACGTCGACGCCGAGCCGCTGATCGGTCGCCACGATCCGGACACGGACGTGTCGGGTGGGTCCCCGCCACTGGACGTCGTCGACCTCGACTTCGAATCCGTTCTCCGGCGGCACACTGGTGAAGCGCCAGGCCCACGGGCGGACGGCGAGCGCGACGTGGCGGTCGGCGGACACGCCGTCGACACTGCGGGCGCGCACGGGCAGACCTCCGTGGTCGAGAACACCGATCTCGCCTGCGGCGATGTCCGTGGTCGCGCGCACCGGGAGGATGTCGGCGCCACCGAGGAACGTCGCCGCGAACTCGCTCGGCGGCCGATGGAAGAGACGGTCGGCGGTGTCGATCGACTCGAGCCGCGCATTGCGCATCAGGGCGATCCGGTCGGCGAGAGCGAGTGCCTCCGCCTGATCGTGGGTGACGTGCACGATCGCCACATCGGGCAGATCGCGTCGCAGTTGCTGCAACTCGATGAGCATGTCCTGGCGAAGACGGGTGTCCAGGGCCGACAGCGGCTCGTCGAGCAGAAGCAGGTCGGGCCGTCCGGCGAGGGCCCTCGCGATCGCGACGCGCTGCTGCTGACCGCCGGACAGTTCTCGGGGGAGACGGTCGACGTAGGAGAACATGCCGACCATGCGGAGGACTTCGTCCACCCGCGGTTTGATCTCGGCGCGCGGGGTGCGCCGAGCTTGGAGACCGAACGCGACGTTCTTCCGGACCGTCATGTGCGGGAACAGCGCGTACTGCTGGACGACGAATCCCACACCGCGGGCCGACGGCGGGAGCGCTGTCACGTCCCTACCGTCGATCTCGACACGTCCGGATACGACGTTCTCGAACCCGGCGATCGCCTTGAGCGCCGTCGACTTCCCCGAACCCGATGGGCCGAGGAGAGCGAGCGTCTCGCCTCGCGCGACCTCGAACGAGCAGTCCTGCAGTGCGACCGTCTTCCCGTAGGCGACGGACACGGAACTCATTCGGACGGCGGGAACCACACCCGTCGCCGCATGACCCGGTTCGGTGCTCGCTGCGGTCCTGCGTGCGCGTCCGGTCTCCATACTCACTGCCCGGTCGCCTTGTTGTAGGCGTCGACCAGTGCGTCGAAGCGGTTGTTCACGTCGGTCCAGTCCGGGGACCAGACGTCGACGCCTGCGAGGGCCCTGGTGATGGCGTCGACGTTCGGGCCGGTGGCGTTGACGTCGGTGCGTGCCGAGATGCCGAACGCGTCGGTTGCGAGTGACTTCTGGGCGTCGACCGACATCAGGAAGTCGATGAGCTTCTGTGCGTTGTCCGCGTGCGGCGCCTTCGCTGCCTTGCCCATGAAGTACGGGAGAGCGACTGTGGTGCGCTTGCCGTCCGGCCCCGTGGGTGCGAACGTCTCATAGGCCATCTTGTCGTTGGCGATCGCCGCGAGGGCCATCTGAACATCGCTGTTGGCGACCGAGAGCTCGCCTGTGCTCACCTTCGGGCCGAGTTTGCCGGTGGACGCCGACGGGCCGACGTTGTTGGCCTGGAGCTTCGCGAGGAAGTCCAAGCCCTGCTGCTCGCCGAACACGTGCTGGACGAGGAGGAGCAGGGCAGTGCCGTCGCCTGCCTGGCCGGGCGTCGAGTACTGGAGGCGCTGCTTGAAACGCGGATCGAGGAGGTCGTTCCACGACTCGGGCTTCGGGTCGACGGCGGTGCCGCGGATCATGGTGAAGTAGTTGTTCGCCAGTGACACGTAGTGACCGTTGGCGGCCTTGGCCGTGGCGGGCAGCTTGTCCTCACCCGCGGGCCTGGTCTCGCCGATGACACCCTTCTTGTCAGCCTGCTGGATGAACGGGGGGAGTGTCACCAGGACATCCATCTGCGGATTCGACTGCTCTTTGTCGGCGCGGGAGACCACCTCACCCGACCCGCCCTCGACGTAGTTGACCTTGATGCCGGTCTTTGCTTCGAACGCCTTGAACTGCGGGGTGTACCAGTCGGCGAGTCCATCGGCGCTGTACAGGGTGACGGTGTTCGGATCGTCCGAGCTGCCGCCGGTGCCGCCGCAGGCCGCGACAGATGCGAGGGAGAGTGTGGCGACCGCGATGGTCGAGGCCTTCAGGTATCGCTTCATGGGAGTCCTTCGTGAGTGCTGTGGAGTTGGTGGTGCGGGGGAATAGGGGTCAGACGAGGTCGCCTGCGACATGCCGCGCGGCCAGTTCGAGACCGACTGTCATGCCGACGCCGGTGGTGACCGAGCAGGCGCGAACGCCTGGCGCGAGTTCAGCCGTCAGGTACGGGCCGCCGGGGCGGGACGCGTATACGCCCTGCCAACGGCCGACGACCGTGAGGTCGACGCCGAGGATCGTCTCGACTTCGCGGACGATGAGGTCGGCGACCGTCTCGTCGAGAAACGGGTCGAGGGTGCGGTCGAGATGGTGAGAGTCGCCGATGAGGAGCGTGCCGTCGGGTCGCTGGGTGAACATGATGTTCGTGTCGGCAGCGCGTAGGTCGGGACGATCCTCGTCGATCCGTGTCGCGAGTGCGGCGACGGCCGTCGTCTCGGCGAACGCGCCGTAGCGCAGGAACGACGTCGCAGTCAGGACGGCTGCGTTCACCCGGAAGCCGGGGTCGGCCACCTGCAGCATGGACAGGCCGCAGCGGTGCACATCGTGCTCGTCGGCGACCGCTGGTGCGGTGTAGTCGAGGTCGTGTCCCACACACACGAACACCCGTCCGGCGCGTATCGGGTCACGGGACGTGCGGATGCGGACGTCACCGTCGGACGCCTCTTCGACGCCGAGGTACGAAGTGTTCCAGCGGAACTCGACGTTGTCGCGGGCGTCGAGCCACGCCGCGATGGCAGGCGCCGTGGTGCGCGGGTCCACCCGGAGGTCGTCGAGGAGGAGGGCGCCGCCGACCACGTCGTCCGCACCCGCTCCGCCCAGGACTTCACGGGTCGAGCTCGCGTCGATCGGCGACACACTGTCGCGTGTGGACGCGAGCTCGGCGAGCACAGCCATCTCGTCCTCTGCGCGGGCCACGCCGAGACCGGCCTCCGTCCGGACGGGGACGCCCGCCCTGGTGGCCAGGTCCAGCCAGCGTGCCCGACTGCCGACGGCAAGATCGCGCAGTTCGCCTGCTTGCCCGGTCACGCAGATGTGCCCGAAGTTGCGGACCGAGGCGCCGACCGGGCGTCGGTCGCGATCGATCACGATGACGCTGTTCCCGGCGTCGGCTGCGGCCAGTGCGTGGCCGAGGCCGATGATGCCCGCTCCGACGACGAGTACGTCGCATTCGTTGTTGCTCACGCCGAAGAGTTCACCGCGGGACGTACGTGCCCGCAACTGCTGGATCCAGTTGTATGTACAAGTTACGAATCAGTTCATCAGCTGTTTCCGATGGTCTTGATCGTTCATTCTTCGTTCATTCGCAAGATCAGACGATCGCAGTTTGACTTGTATACTCAGCAGCATGTCGGCACCCATCCATCAACGACTCGCGGACGAGTTCCGTGCGCGCATCGCCACAGGTCAGTGGCCCGAGGGCGTGCGCGCGCCGAGTGAGGCCGCATTGTGCGACGAGTTCGGAGTCTCCCGCGGGCCGGTTCGTCAAGCGTTGGCGACGCTCCGCGTCGAGGGGCTGCTCGTCGGCGGACAGGGACGCCCGCCGCTGGTTCGCACCGGCGT
This genomic window from Gordonia sp. PDNC005 contains:
- a CDS encoding 2-aminoethylphosphonate ABC transporter permease subunit, with translation MMSTAVAPSKSTMVRTTAPRIALARVGRIVLLVGPLVVVIASLGYPLALAVSRSFTDRDDNYVSTQTWSKALSDGAVQKAFVRTLEVAALSTAGCVIVGTFVAFVLAFIPFAGSRFVVRVVEAVVSLPSFLIPLSLGVLFGPVGVVSSSTGHRFTFMSSVIGVVLAMIAFYTPFVVRPLLAAFSQFPSAQIDVASSLGAGPLRIAARVILPAVWPALAAAASLVFLLTLNEFGIVLFTGAKDVTTLPMLIYTTSIVGSDFATAAVLATIQLALSLSAYLLYRAVVRRFDTTGA
- a CDS encoding 2-aminoethylphosphonate ABC transporter substrate-binding protein — protein: MKRYLKASTIAVATLSLASVAACGGTGGSSDDPNTVTLYSADGLADWYTPQFKAFEAKTGIKVNYVEGGSGEVVSRADKEQSNPQMDVLVTLPPFIQQADKKGVIGETRPAGEDKLPATAKAANGHYVSLANNYFTMIRGTAVDPKPESWNDLLDPRFKQRLQYSTPGQAGDGTALLLLVQHVFGEQQGLDFLAKLQANNVGPSASTGKLGPKVSTGELSVANSDVQMALAAIANDKMAYETFAPTGPDGKRTTVALPYFMGKAAKAPHADNAQKLIDFLMSVDAQKSLATDAFGISARTDVNATGPNVDAITRALAGVDVWSPDWTDVNNRFDALVDAYNKATGQ
- a CDS encoding TIGR03364 family FAD-dependent oxidoreductase; its protein translation is MSNNECDVLVVGAGIIGLGHALAAADAGNSVIVIDRDRRPVGASVRNFGHICVTGQAGELRDLAVGSRARWLDLATRAGVPVRTEAGLGVARAEDEMAVLAELASTRDSVSPIDASSTREVLGGAGADDVVGGALLLDDLRVDPRTTAPAIAAWLDARDNVEFRWNTSYLGVEEASDGDVRIRTSRDPIRAGRVFVCVGHDLDYTAPAVADEHDVHRCGLSMLQVADPGFRVNAAVLTATSFLRYGAFAETTAVAALATRIDEDRPDLRAADTNIMFTQRPDGTLLIGDSHHLDRTLDPFLDETVADLIVREVETILGVDLTVVGRWQGVYASRPGGPYLTAELAPGVRACSVTTGVGMTVGLELAARHVAGDLV
- a CDS encoding ABC transporter ATP-binding protein; this encodes METGRARRTAASTEPGHAATGVVPAVRMSSVSVAYGKTVALQDCSFEVARGETLALLGPSGSGKSTALKAIAGFENVVSGRVEIDGRDVTALPPSARGVGFVVQQYALFPHMTVRKNVAFGLQARRTPRAEIKPRVDEVLRMVGMFSYVDRLPRELSGGQQQRVAIARALAGRPDLLLLDEPLSALDTRLRQDMLIELQQLRRDLPDVAIVHVTHDQAEALALADRIALMRNARLESIDTADRLFHRPPSEFAATFLGGADILPVRATTDIAAGEIGVLDHGGLPVRARSVDGVSADRHVALAVRPWAWRFTSVPPENGFEVEVDDVQWRGPTRHVRVRIVATDQRLGVDVPVLDRAPEPGERLFVDVAPHDVHMVPADKSA